Proteins encoded in a region of the Acetonema longum DSM 6540 genome:
- the purR gene encoding pur operon repressor yields the protein MTEKIKRTERRVALTKILTSRPSQLFSLSYFSTLFEAAKSTLSEDMEAIGQSLEQFGLGKLETVAGASGGVRYLPCRSMDSMGSLLTELSEKMSTSDRIITGGFLYMSDILYDAHRMARVGEIFMTLFAHTSPDVVMTVETKGIPLAMMTARAFNIPLVIVRRGSKVTEGPAVSINYVTGSSKRIQTMSLPKRALASGAKALIIDDFMKAGGTARGMIDLAREVGAEVVGTGVLVATSEPEHKLVDDYVTLLILSEVDEQTKKVVITPKMPI from the coding sequence ATGACCGAAAAGATTAAACGCACCGAGCGCCGCGTCGCGCTCACTAAAATACTGACCAGCAGACCGAGTCAGTTATTTTCTCTCAGCTATTTCAGCACCTTGTTTGAAGCCGCGAAGTCCACCCTGTCGGAAGATATGGAAGCCATTGGCCAGTCTCTGGAACAATTCGGACTGGGAAAACTGGAGACTGTGGCCGGAGCCTCCGGCGGGGTGCGTTACCTGCCCTGCCGGTCTATGGACTCTATGGGCAGCCTCTTGACTGAGCTGTCGGAAAAGATGTCGACCTCAGACCGCATTATTACCGGCGGTTTTTTATACATGTCCGATATACTTTATGATGCTCACCGGATGGCCCGGGTAGGAGAAATATTCATGACCCTGTTCGCTCATACCTCGCCGGATGTAGTGATGACAGTGGAGACGAAGGGGATTCCCCTGGCCATGATGACTGCCAGAGCCTTTAATATTCCCCTGGTCATTGTGCGCCGCGGCAGCAAAGTCACCGAAGGACCGGCCGTCAGCATCAACTATGTGACCGGTTCCTCCAAGCGCATTCAGACCATGTCTCTGCCCAAACGGGCTTTAGCCTCCGGGGCAAAAGCGCTCATCATCGATGACTTTATGAAAGCCGGCGGCACGGCCCGGGGAATGATTGATCTGGCCCGGGAAGTAGGCGCCGAAGTGGTCGGAACTGGCGTTTTGGTGGCTACCAGCGAACCGGAACATAAACTGGTGGATGATTATGTCACATTGCTTATTTTATCCGAAGTAGATGAACAAACTAAAAAAGTCGTCATTACACCCAAAATGCCAATATGA
- a CDS encoding nucleotidyltransferase family protein — translation MYDAIILAGGENRKDLAGVSPQRYEALIEIDGRPMVTFVAQALADSHKIDRIFVCGPDALANCRFPANTTLLAGGRTIMETIMIGMNALGHQDKVIVATADIPLLTAAAVNDFLANCSMIDADLYYPIVNREMNERYYPGTRRTYVRLREGVFTGGNLFLVNPAIVPSCLAIGNRLIEHRKNPWKLCCILGWTFIWRFLTRTLSLKLVEKRVSDLLQIRGTVIQSGYPELGIDVDKPSDLKLVNDRFRDLLPTHK, via the coding sequence ATGTATGACGCCATCATTCTGGCGGGGGGAGAAAACAGAAAAGATTTGGCTGGGGTGTCGCCGCAGCGATATGAGGCGCTTATTGAAATTGACGGCAGGCCGATGGTGACATTTGTCGCTCAGGCCCTGGCTGACAGTCATAAAATTGACCGGATTTTCGTCTGTGGTCCTGATGCTCTCGCAAATTGCCGCTTTCCGGCTAATACTACCCTGCTGGCCGGAGGAAGGACCATCATGGAGACCATTATGATTGGCATGAACGCGCTGGGACATCAGGATAAGGTCATTGTGGCCACAGCGGATATCCCTCTTCTGACCGCGGCGGCAGTGAATGATTTCTTGGCGAACTGCTCTATGATTGACGCGGATTTATACTATCCTATCGTGAACCGTGAGATGAATGAACGGTATTACCCCGGGACCAGGAGGACCTATGTCCGACTTAGGGAAGGCGTCTTTACCGGCGGCAATCTTTTTTTAGTAAATCCTGCAATTGTACCTAGTTGTTTGGCCATCGGCAACCGTCTGATTGAGCATCGCAAAAATCCCTGGAAACTATGCTGCATCTTGGGATGGACCTTTATCTGGCGCTTTTTAACCCGGACTCTCAGCTTGAAACTGGTTGAAAAACGGGTGTCAGACTTGCTGCAGATCCGGGGGACAGTCATCCAATCAGGTTATCCGGAACTAGGCATTGATGTCGATAAACCCAGTGACCTGAAACTGGTGAATGATCGTTTTCGGGATTTGCTGCCGACTCATAAATGA
- a CDS encoding GntR family transcriptional regulator, producing MERRLLPIKLDSYKPLREVVSEALREAIISGALKPGERLMEIQLAEELGVSRTPVREAIRKLELEGFVIMVPRRGAYVADVSIKDINEIYEIRMALDVLAAGLAAERITEEEMEALERALVEISTHIEQRNIEKLIEADTLFHDILYRASRNDRLVGIISNLREQFTRFRSISMQYPGRMKRTLEEHSRMVEAIAQRNADLAQQLAREHMENSEQTLLLDLDERRTKTEEGNR from the coding sequence ATGGAACGCCGGTTATTGCCTATAAAATTAGACAGCTACAAGCCGCTGCGGGAAGTGGTCAGTGAAGCGTTACGGGAAGCCATCATCAGCGGGGCGCTGAAACCCGGAGAACGGCTGATGGAAATCCAACTGGCGGAAGAACTGGGAGTCAGCCGCACGCCGGTTCGGGAAGCCATCCGCAAACTGGAGCTGGAAGGCTTTGTGATTATGGTGCCGCGTCGCGGTGCTTATGTGGCGGATGTGTCCATCAAGGATATCAATGAAATATACGAAATTCGCATGGCTCTCGACGTGCTGGCCGCCGGCCTGGCCGCAGAGCGTATTACCGAAGAAGAAATGGAAGCCCTGGAAAGGGCCCTGGTTGAGATCAGCACCCATATTGAACAGCGCAATATTGAAAAGCTGATCGAAGCTGACACTCTGTTTCATGACATTCTGTATCGGGCCAGCCGCAATGACCGTTTAGTAGGCATTATCAGCAATTTACGGGAACAATTTACCCGGTTCCGCTCGATTTCCATGCAGTATCCCGGGCGCATGAAGCGGACCCTGGAAGAACACAGCCGCATGGTGGAAGCCATCGCTCAGCGCAATGCGGATCTGGCTCAGCAGCTAGCCCGTGAGCATATGGAGAATTCCGAGCAAACCCTGCTGCTGGACCTGGATGAGCGCCGCACCAAAACCGAAGAGGGGAACCGTTGA
- the ispE gene encoding 4-(cytidine 5'-diphospho)-2-C-methyl-D-erythritol kinase, producing MDTYQLEAYAKINLTLDVLYKRKDGFHEVKMIMQAIDLADTVRLTCQDASDGIALTTDTASDQANDAVPMDSTNLACRAAVLLAETCRLRQGVHIHLYKRIPVAAGMAGGSANAAAVLLGLNRLWRLNLSLNRLAELGATLGSDVPFCLYGGTMLATGRGELLQPLPDAPVLHLVLAKLPVAVSTASVYQRYRPDAALHHPDTDGMLEAIRSSDAAGIARRLGNVLETVTLMDHPDIGRLKSAMIRHGAINSLMSGSGPTVFGVAADQSQAESIAEAIKKEFQAQVYVTSTIAGRR from the coding sequence ATGGATACATATCAGCTGGAAGCCTACGCTAAAATTAATCTTACCTTAGATGTACTCTATAAACGAAAAGACGGGTTCCACGAAGTAAAGATGATCATGCAGGCTATCGACCTGGCTGATACAGTCAGGCTGACTTGCCAGGACGCTTCTGACGGCATTGCTTTGACGACTGATACAGCATCGGATCAGGCAAACGATGCTGTACCGATGGACTCGACCAATCTGGCCTGCCGGGCGGCAGTCTTACTAGCAGAGACCTGTCGTCTGCGTCAAGGGGTTCACATTCATCTGTATAAGCGAATTCCGGTTGCCGCCGGCATGGCCGGCGGCAGCGCTAATGCCGCGGCTGTGCTGCTGGGACTCAATCGCTTATGGCGGCTCAATCTTTCACTGAATCGCCTGGCTGAACTGGGGGCGACACTGGGATCGGATGTTCCGTTCTGTTTATATGGGGGTACTATGCTGGCTACCGGCCGGGGTGAACTGTTACAGCCCTTGCCTGATGCGCCGGTTTTGCATTTGGTACTGGCCAAATTGCCGGTGGCTGTTTCTACCGCTTCCGTTTACCAGCGTTATCGTCCGGATGCCGCGCTGCATCATCCGGATACAGATGGTATGCTGGAGGCCATCCGCAGCAGTGATGCTGCCGGAATCGCCCGACGCCTGGGGAACGTTTTGGAAACAGTGACCCTAATGGACCACCCGGATATCGGCAGGCTAAAAAGTGCAATGATCCGGCATGGCGCGATAAACAGCCTAATGTCAGGCAGCGGGCCCACCGTGTTCGGTGTGGCGGCTGATCAGTCACAGGCTGAATCCATCGCAGAGGCAATAAAAAAAGAATTTCAGGCGCAGGTGTATGTAACCAGTACAATTGCCGGCCGCCGTTAA
- a CDS encoding chemotaxis protein CheW, with the protein MEKVQQQSAQELQLVIFKLDKEEYGLPITKVQEINKMVSITKLPHTPVFVEGIINLRGRVIPIVDLRKRFQLSASDHNEDSRIIIIEISGQTLGVIVDAVTEVVRLQANNVEPPPPAFILDSQYIHGVGKLEDRLIILLNLDKILTTQETIELKKMAVEE; encoded by the coding sequence ATGGAAAAAGTACAGCAACAATCCGCTCAAGAATTACAACTGGTTATTTTTAAGCTGGACAAAGAAGAATATGGATTGCCCATCACTAAAGTCCAAGAGATCAACAAGATGGTGTCGATTACCAAACTGCCCCACACACCGGTTTTTGTTGAAGGCATTATCAACTTGCGGGGACGGGTGATCCCTATTGTAGATCTGCGTAAGCGATTCCAACTGTCGGCCTCGGACCATAATGAGGACAGCAGGATTATCATCATCGAAATCAGCGGCCAGACCCTGGGGGTTATTGTGGATGCTGTGACTGAGGTTGTCCGGCTTCAGGCCAATAACGTCGAGCCGCCGCCCCCCGCCTTTATTCTGGATTCCCAGTATATTCACGGTGTGGGTAAACTGGAGGACCGACTGATCATTCTTTTAAATCTGGATAAAATTCTGACCACGCAGGAGACAATTGAATTAAAGAAGATGGCTGTCGAAGAGTAG